The following proteins come from a genomic window of Phnomibacter ginsenosidimutans:
- the lysA gene encoding diaminopimelate decarboxylase encodes MSLEQHLSNEQLTAIAAEYGTPVYVYNADKITAQYQQLTTAFAGQQVRFFYACKALTNPHILRHVHSMGAGIDCSSINEVKLALYAGAQPGNILYTSNGIAFDEIAEAVNLGVHVNIDSLSNLEKFGARFGNSYPVGLRLRPNIMAGGNLKISTGHDKSKFGIPVDQVQQVLALVQQYNIRVNCLHIHTGSEIKDVDIFVQGIEVLFDIVPMFQHLQYIDLGGGFKVAYRKGEQVTDINELAAKVGAAFANHPNPNGQPLEVWFEPGKYMVSECGYFLASVNVLKETAAATFVGINTGFNHLIRPMFYDSYHYIKNISNPDGEPKQYAVVGNICETDTFAWDRKLNEVREGDLLLFYNAGAYGFEMSSNFNSRYKPAEVMVKDGAVTLIRRRDTFEDLLRNVEPL; translated from the coding sequence ATGAGCCTGGAACAACACCTGAGCAACGAACAGCTCACCGCCATAGCCGCCGAGTACGGCACGCCCGTTTACGTGTACAACGCCGATAAAATCACTGCGCAGTACCAGCAGCTAACCACGGCTTTTGCCGGACAGCAAGTGCGTTTTTTTTATGCTTGTAAGGCCCTTACAAATCCGCATATTTTGCGCCATGTGCACAGCATGGGTGCTGGTATTGATTGCAGCTCTATCAACGAAGTAAAACTGGCCTTGTATGCGGGTGCACAGCCCGGCAATATTTTGTACACCAGCAACGGCATTGCTTTTGACGAAATAGCTGAAGCCGTGAATCTGGGTGTGCATGTAAACATTGACAGCCTCAGCAATCTGGAAAAATTTGGTGCCCGCTTTGGCAACAGCTATCCGGTGGGTTTACGCCTTCGCCCAAACATTATGGCAGGAGGGAACCTCAAAATTTCTACCGGGCATGATAAGAGCAAATTTGGTATACCGGTAGATCAGGTGCAGCAGGTGCTGGCACTGGTGCAGCAATACAACATCCGTGTGAATTGCCTGCACATACATACCGGCAGCGAAATAAAAGACGTAGACATATTTGTGCAGGGCATTGAAGTGCTGTTTGATATTGTGCCCATGTTTCAGCATTTGCAATACATCGACCTCGGCGGCGGCTTTAAAGTAGCCTATCGTAAAGGCGAGCAGGTGACAGACATCAATGAGCTGGCAGCCAAAGTTGGTGCTGCTTTTGCCAACCATCCTAACCCCAATGGGCAACCGCTGGAAGTATGGTTTGAGCCGGGTAAATACATGGTGAGTGAATGCGGTTATTTCCTTGCCAGTGTAAACGTGCTCAAGGAAACAGCAGCCGCCACTTTTGTGGGCATCAACACGGGCTTCAACCACCTCATTCGCCCCATGTTTTACGATAGTTATCACTACATCAAAAACATCAGCAACCCTGATGGGGAGCCGAAGCAGTATGCAGTAGTCGGCAACATTTGCGAAACCGACACTTTTGCCTGGGACCGCAAACTCAACGAAGTGCGGGAAGGTGATTTGCTGCTGTTTTATAACGCAGGCGCCTACGGGTTTGAAATGAGCAGCAACTTCAACAGTCGCTACAAGCCTGCTGAAGTAATGGTGAAGGATGGAGCAGTAACACTCATTCGCCGCCGCGATACCTTTGAGGATTTGCTGCGCAATGTGGAGCCATTGTAG